From the Bacteroidia bacterium genome, one window contains:
- a CDS encoding metallophosphoesterase — MSESSIFLLVRVSLLVLVSAFQYVVWLRIRERFLQRGTTRHRLAAGVGLLMVIPSLHIALFGTLPLPGWVVNLLAWAFLIWNSGLLILLLSTLSFKARSNPGSTPAVTDVVPVDTGRRAMLKGGAAGFTILVFTNPIGNVTRDDEFEVVYKSVSIRNLPEKLKGFRIALISDIHSGPFMAKEDIEPYVKRINALKPDVILLPGDFIQNRDEEIEVVCDTFRHLRAPFGVYGSTGNHDYFADADHVSKELQLAGVQMLRNEHRIIDPNGENLALIGLDDIRSGFPFHSLFRQASRGLDPSIPNILLCHKPYYLDEAAELGLDLMVSGHTHGGQIVLARVFNTVVTPAALISGYIEGLYQLDATQMYITRGIGMVGIPVRINCPPEISILTLT, encoded by the coding sequence ATGAGTGAGTCAAGCATATTCCTTCTTGTTCGAGTCTCGTTGCTGGTACTGGTGAGTGCTTTCCAATATGTCGTCTGGTTGCGCATACGCGAGAGGTTTTTACAGCGCGGAACAACGCGTCACCGTCTGGCGGCGGGAGTTGGCCTCCTCATGGTAATCCCTTCGTTGCATATTGCCCTCTTCGGAACACTCCCATTGCCAGGGTGGGTGGTGAATCTTCTTGCGTGGGCTTTCCTGATCTGGAATAGCGGATTGCTTATCCTGCTCCTCTCTACTCTCAGCTTCAAGGCGCGGTCAAATCCGGGGAGTACGCCTGCTGTTACTGATGTTGTACCCGTCGATACAGGGCGCCGGGCGATGCTTAAGGGCGGAGCGGCAGGTTTCACCATCCTGGTGTTCACGAATCCGATCGGTAACGTAACGCGCGACGACGAATTCGAAGTTGTGTACAAATCCGTCTCTATTCGCAATCTGCCCGAAAAACTGAAGGGATTTCGCATCGCGTTGATTTCGGATATTCATTCCGGTCCATTCATGGCGAAAGAAGATATTGAACCATACGTAAAGCGTATCAATGCGCTGAAGCCCGATGTTATTCTGCTCCCGGGTGATTTCATTCAGAACAGGGATGAGGAGATCGAGGTCGTTTGTGATACGTTCAGGCATTTGCGTGCCCCTTTCGGAGTGTACGGAAGCACCGGCAACCATGATTATTTTGCGGATGCGGATCACGTATCGAAGGAATTACAGCTCGCTGGTGTGCAGATGCTGCGCAATGAACACCGTATAATCGATCCAAATGGAGAAAACCTCGCCCTTATCGGACTTGATGATATACGCTCCGGCTTTCCGTTCCATTCGTTGTTCCGACAAGCCTCCCGCGGTCTCGATCCTTCCATACCCAATATCCTGCTCTGTCACAAACCGTATTATCTGGACGAAGCGGCGGAACTGGGACTGGATCTCATGGTAAGCGGCCATACGCATGGAGGACAAATTGTTCTCGCGCGTGTCTTTAATACCGTCGTGACTCCTGCCGCGCTGATTTCAGGGTATATCGAGGGACTGTACCAGCTGGACGCCACGCAGATGTACATCACGCGCGGTATTGGCATGGTCGGGATCCCGGTACGCATCAACTGTCCGCCCGAGATCT